One genomic window of Motacilla alba alba isolate MOTALB_02 chromosome 1, Motacilla_alba_V1.0_pri, whole genome shotgun sequence includes the following:
- the ARRB1 gene encoding beta-arrestin-1 isoform X1, protein MGDKGTRVFKKASPNGKLTVYLGKRDFVDHIDVVDPVDGVVLVDPEYLKERKVFVTLTCAFRYGREDLDVLGLTFRKDLFVANSQAFPPVPEDKKPLTRLQERLIKKLGEHAYPFTFEIPPNLPCSVTLQPGPEDTGKACGVDYEVKAFCAENLEEKIHKRNSVRLVIRKVQYAPERPGPQPMAETTRQFLMSDKPLHLEASLDKEIYYHGEPISVNVHVTNNTNKTVKKIKISVRQYADICLFNTAQYKCPVAVEDADDMVAPSSTFCKVYTLTPFLANNREKRGLALDGKLKHEDTNLASSTLLRDGANKEILGIIVSYKVKVKLVVSRGGLLGDLASSDVAVELPFTLMHPKPREEPVHRDIPENEAPIDTNLIELDTNDDDIVFEDFARQRLKGMKDDKEDEEERTNSPQLNDR, encoded by the exons ATGGGAGACAAAGGCACCCG GGTGTTTAAGAAAGCCAGTCCTAACGGGAAG CTCACTGTCTATCTTGGGAAGAGGGATTTTGTGGACCACATCGACGTGGTGGACCCTGTGG ATGGAGTAGTGCTGGTGGATCCTGAATAtctgaaggagagaaaag TCTTTGTGACGTTGACCTGCGCCTTCCGCTATGGCCGTGAGGACCTGGATGTTCTGGGGCTCACCTTCCGCAAGGACCTGTTTGTGGCCAACTCCCAGGCCTTCCCCCCAGTCCCTGAGGACAAAAAGCCCCTGACACGGCTGCAGGAGCGGCTCATCAAGAAGTTGGGCGAGCATGCCTACCCTTTCACGTTCGAG aTTCCCCCCAACTTGCCTTGCTCCGTCACACTGCAGCCAGGCCCAGAGGACACGGGGAAG GCCTGTGGAGTGGACTACGAGGTTAAAGCTTTCTGTGCTGAGAACCTGGAGGAGAAGATCCACAAAAG GAACTCGGTGCGCCTGGTGATCCGTAAGGTCCAGTATGCACCAGAGAGACCCGGcccccagcccatggcagagacCACCCGGCAGTTCCTCATGTCTGACAAGCCGCTGCACCTTGAGGCATCCCTGGACAAGGAG ATATACTACCACGGGGAGCCCATCAGTGTCAATGTGCATGTCACCAACAACACCAACAAGACCGTGAAGAAAATCAAGATCTCAG TGCGCCAGTATGCTGACATCTGCCTCTTCAATACTGCCCAGTACAAGTGCCCAGTGGCTGTGGAGGATGCTGA TGATATGGTGGCCCCGAGTTCGACGTTCTGCAAAGTCTACACTCTGACCCCCTTCCTTGCCAACAACCGGGAGAAGCGGGGGCTGGCTCTGGATGGGAAGCTCAAGCATGAGGACACCAACCTGGCCTCCAGCACACT ATTAAGAGATGGAGCCAACAAGGAGATCCTGGGCATCATTGTCTCCTACAAGGTGAAGGTGAAGCTGGTGGTGTCACGAGGAGG CCTGCTGGGAGACCTCGCCTCCAG TGATGTTGCAGTGGAGCTACCCTTCACGCTGATGCATCCCAAACCCAGGGAGGAACCAGTACACCGGGATA TTCCAGAGAATGAAGCACCCATAGATACAAATCTGATAGAGCTTGATACAAA CGATGATGACATTGTGTTTGAAGACTTCGCCCGCCAGCGACTGAAAGGCATGAAGGATGacaaggaggatgaggaggagcgGACAAATTCCCCACAGCTCAATGACAGATAA
- the PDE2A gene encoding cGMP-dependent 3',5'-cyclic phosphodiesterase produces MASTKGSVAQCQSLLSLFGDLPPPHMMDIGQHRRVWLQKRHQAHWRPLLGVWEQKDPCHGRGQRGWVLQCPSPWYQPPVRPCSALVSLQDALLSLGAALDAATLRDALRHALVTLLPAVEHVYIYLLDGDTRLLCDDPPHELPPNGKLRDAVQKQKRLECGGLLPAELPGRHLGPLAAPLAPGTQVLIIPLVDKNSGNVVCVILVHCGQLSDSDEQNLRALERHALVAFRRLQALQKLQPWPQVSLSTSSSQTSLAKPEKAPDSSYSDLDCKILQLCGELYDLDAASLQLKVINYLKQETQSLCCCLLLVSEDNHQLFCQVVGDRVLDEEISFSLTFGRLGQVVEDKKPITLKDISEEEHKQLSSMLGCEVTSMLCVPVISRATSQVVALACAFNKLSGESYTDTDEHKIQHCFCYTSTVLTSTLAFQKEQKLKCECQALLQVAKNLFTHLDDVSVLLQEIITEARNLSNAEICSVFLLDRLSHELVAKVFDGGVVDDESYEIRIPADQGIAGHVATTGKILNIKDAYSHPLFYRGVDDSTGFRTRNILCFPIKNESQEVIGVAELVNKINGPWFSKFDEDLATAFSIYCGISIAHSLLYKKVNEAQYRSHLANEMMMYHMKVSDDEYTKLLSEGIQPVSTIDPNFASFTYTPRSLPEDDTSMAILSMLQDMNFINNYKMDRQTLTRFCLMVKKGYRDPPYHNWMHAFSVSHFCYLLYKNLELVNYLEDIEIFALFISCMCHDLDHRGTNNSFQVASKSVLAALYSSEGSVMERHHFAQAIAILNSQGCNIFDHFSRKDYQRMLDLMRDIILATDLAHHLRIFKDLQKMAEVGYDPKNKQHRSLLLCLLMTSCDLSDQTKGWKTTRKIAELIYKEFFSQGDLEKAMGNSPLEMMDREKAYIPELQISFMEHIAMPIYKLLQDLFPKAAELYERVASNREQWTKVSHKFTIRGLPSNNSLDFLDEEYDPQAPDPQLNGCLEPEVGQPPEAGAE; encoded by the exons ATGGCTAGCACTAAGGGCAGTGTGGCTCAGTGCCAAAGCCTCCTCTCCCTTTTCGGGGACCTCCCACCTCCCCACATGATGGATATTGGCCAACACAGGAGGGTTTGGCTCCAAAAAAGGCACCAGGCACACTGGAGGCCACTGCTAGGGGTCTGGGAGCAGAAGGACccgtgccatggcaggggtcaGAGAGGGTGGGTGCTGCAGTGCCCTTCTCCATGGTATCAACCCCCAGTaaggccctgctctgctcttgtctCTCTGCAGGATGCTCTGCTGAGCCTGGGTGCTGCGCTTGATGCCGCCACCCTGCGTGATGCCCTCCGCCATGCCCTTGTCACCCTGCTGCCCGCTGTG gAGCATGTCTATATCTACCTGCTGGATGGGGACACACGCCTGCTCTGCGATGACCCCCCCCATGAGCTGCCGCCCAACGGGAAGCTCAG agatgctgtgcagaagcagaagcGGCTGGAATGTggggggctgctccctgccgAGCTCCCTGGCCGGCACCTGGGACCCCTGGCAGCGCCCCTGGCCCCTGGCACACAag TGCTCATCATCCCGCTGGTGGACAAAAACAGTGGGAATGTGGTATGCGTCATCCTG GTACACTGTGGCCAGCTGAGTGACTCAGATGAGCAGAACCTGCGTGCATTAGAGAGACAT GCCCTGGTGGCATTCCGGCGCCTGCAAGCCCTGCAGAAGTTGCAGCCCTGGCCCCAGGTCAGCCtctccaccagctcctcccagaCGTCTCTGGCCAAGCCTGAGAAGGCACCTGACAGCAGCTATAGTGACCTGGACTGCAAGATCCTACAGCTCTGTG GTGAGCTGTATGACCTGGATGCCGCCTCGCTGCAGCTCAAGGTTATCAACTAC CTGAAGCAGGAGACCCagtctctgtgctgctgcctcctgctcgTCTCTGAGGACAACCACCAGCTCTTTTGCCAG GTGGTGGGGGACCGTGTCCTGGATGAGGAAATCAGCTTTTCA CTTACCTTTGGGCGCCTGGGGCAGGTGGTGGAGGATAAGAAGCCCATCACCTTGAAGGACATCAGTGAG gaggagcacaagcagctgagcagcatgCTGGGCTGCGAGGTCACCTCCATGCTTTGTGTCCCTGTCATTAGCCGGGCCACCTCCCAGGTGGTGGCACTGGCCTGCGCCTTCAACAAACTGAGTGGGGAGAG CTACACAGACACGGACGAGCACAAGATCCAGCACTGCTTCTGCTACACTTCCACAGTGCTCACAAGCACTCTGGCCTTCCAGAAGGAGCAGAAGCTCAAGTGCGAGTGCCAG gccctgctgcaggtggcCAAGAACCTCTTCACCCACTTGG ATGATgtctctgtcctgctgcaggagatcaTTACGGAGGCCCGGAACCTCAGCAATGCTGAGAT AtgctctgtgttcctgctgGACCGGCTCAGTCACGAGCTGGTGGCCAAGGTGTTTGATGGTGGAGTGGTGGATGACGAG AGCTACGAGATCCGCATCCCCGCAGACCAGGGCATCGCTGGGCACGTGGCCACCACTGGCAAGATCCTGAACATCAAGGATGCCTACTCTCACCCGCTCTTCTACCGTGGGGTGGATGACAGCACCGGCTTCCGCACCCGCAACATCCTTTGCTTCCCCATCAAGAATGAGAGCCAGG aggTCATCGGGGTGGCCGAGCTGGTCAACAAGATCAATGGCCCTTGGTTCAGCAAGTTCGACGAGGACCTAGCCACTGCCTTCTCCATCTACTGCGGCATCAGCATTGCCCAC TCCCTGCTGTACAAGAAGGTGAATGAGGCACAGTACCGAAGCCACCTGGCCAATGAGATGATGATGTACCACATGAAG GTGTCTGATGATGAGTACACCAAACTCCTGAGCGAGGGCATCCAGCCTGTGTCCACCATTGACCCCAACTTTGCCAGCTTCACCTACACACCACGCTCACTGCCTGAGGATGACACCTCCATG GCCATCCTGAGCATGCTGCAAGACATGAATTTCATCAACAACTACAAGATGGACCGTCAGACACTTACCAG GTTCTGCCTGATGGTAAAGAAGGGGTACCGTGACCCTCCCTACCACAACTGGATGCACGCCTTCTCCGTCTCCCACTTCTGCTACCTGCTCTACAAGAACCTGGAGCTCGTTAACTACCTGGA AGACATCGAGATCTTTGCCCTCTTCATCTCCTGCATGTGCCATGACCTGGACCACAGAGGAACAAATAACTCCTTCCAGGTGGCCTCG AAATCGGTCCTGGCCGCGCTCTACAGTTCAGAGGGCTCCGTCATGGAG AGGCATCACTTTGCCCAAGCCATTGCTATCCTCAACAGCCAAGGCTGCAACATCTTTGACCACTTCTCCAGAAAG GACTACCAGCGCATGCTGGACTTGATGCGGGACATCATCTTGGCCACTGACCTGGCCCACCACCTCCGCATCTTCAAGGATCTCCAGAAAATGGCAGAAG TGGGATATGACCCCAAGAACAAGCAGCACCgcagcctgctgctctgcctgctcatGACCTCCTGTGACCTGTCTGACCAGACCAAGGGCTGGAAGACCACCAGGAAGATTGCA GAGCTGATCTACAAGGAGTTCTTCTCCCAGGGTGACCTG GAGAAAGCCATGGGGAACAGCCCGCTTGAGATGATGGACCGGGAGAAAGCCTACATCCCCGAGCTGCAGATCAGCTTCATGGAGCACATTGCCATGCCCATCTACAA ATTGCTGCAGGATCTCTTCCCCAAGGCAGCGGAGCTCTACGAGCGGGTGGCCAGCAACCGGGAGCAGTGGACCAAGGTCTCCCACAAATTCACCATCCGGGGGTTGCCCAGTAACAACTCCCTGGACTTTCTGGATGAGGAATATGACCCACAGGCCCCTGACCCCCAGCTCAATGGCTGCCTGGAACCTGAGGTGGGGCAGCCCCCCGAGGCTGGGGCCGAGTGA
- the ARRB1 gene encoding beta-arrestin-1 isoform X2 gives MGDKGTRVFKKASPNGKLTVYLGKRDFVDHIDVVDPVDGVVLVDPEYLKERKVFVTLTCAFRYGREDLDVLGLTFRKDLFVANSQAFPPVPEDKKPLTRLQERLIKKLGEHAYPFTFEIPPNLPCSVTLQPGPEDTGKACGVDYEVKAFCAENLEEKIHKRNSVRLVIRKVQYAPERPGPQPMAETTRQFLMSDKPLHLEASLDKEIYYHGEPISVNVHVTNNTNKTVKKIKISVRQYADICLFNTAQYKCPVAVEDADDMVAPSSTFCKVYTLTPFLANNREKRGLALDGKLKHEDTNLASSTLLRDGANKEILGIIVSYKVKVKLVVSRGGDVAVELPFTLMHPKPREEPVHRDIPENEAPIDTNLIELDTNDDDIVFEDFARQRLKGMKDDKEDEEERTNSPQLNDR, from the exons ATGGGAGACAAAGGCACCCG GGTGTTTAAGAAAGCCAGTCCTAACGGGAAG CTCACTGTCTATCTTGGGAAGAGGGATTTTGTGGACCACATCGACGTGGTGGACCCTGTGG ATGGAGTAGTGCTGGTGGATCCTGAATAtctgaaggagagaaaag TCTTTGTGACGTTGACCTGCGCCTTCCGCTATGGCCGTGAGGACCTGGATGTTCTGGGGCTCACCTTCCGCAAGGACCTGTTTGTGGCCAACTCCCAGGCCTTCCCCCCAGTCCCTGAGGACAAAAAGCCCCTGACACGGCTGCAGGAGCGGCTCATCAAGAAGTTGGGCGAGCATGCCTACCCTTTCACGTTCGAG aTTCCCCCCAACTTGCCTTGCTCCGTCACACTGCAGCCAGGCCCAGAGGACACGGGGAAG GCCTGTGGAGTGGACTACGAGGTTAAAGCTTTCTGTGCTGAGAACCTGGAGGAGAAGATCCACAAAAG GAACTCGGTGCGCCTGGTGATCCGTAAGGTCCAGTATGCACCAGAGAGACCCGGcccccagcccatggcagagacCACCCGGCAGTTCCTCATGTCTGACAAGCCGCTGCACCTTGAGGCATCCCTGGACAAGGAG ATATACTACCACGGGGAGCCCATCAGTGTCAATGTGCATGTCACCAACAACACCAACAAGACCGTGAAGAAAATCAAGATCTCAG TGCGCCAGTATGCTGACATCTGCCTCTTCAATACTGCCCAGTACAAGTGCCCAGTGGCTGTGGAGGATGCTGA TGATATGGTGGCCCCGAGTTCGACGTTCTGCAAAGTCTACACTCTGACCCCCTTCCTTGCCAACAACCGGGAGAAGCGGGGGCTGGCTCTGGATGGGAAGCTCAAGCATGAGGACACCAACCTGGCCTCCAGCACACT ATTAAGAGATGGAGCCAACAAGGAGATCCTGGGCATCATTGTCTCCTACAAGGTGAAGGTGAAGCTGGTGGTGTCACGAGGAGG TGATGTTGCAGTGGAGCTACCCTTCACGCTGATGCATCCCAAACCCAGGGAGGAACCAGTACACCGGGATA TTCCAGAGAATGAAGCACCCATAGATACAAATCTGATAGAGCTTGATACAAA CGATGATGACATTGTGTTTGAAGACTTCGCCCGCCAGCGACTGAAAGGCATGAAGGATGacaaggaggatgaggaggagcgGACAAATTCCCCACAGCTCAATGACAGATAA
- the ARRB1 gene encoding beta-arrestin-1 isoform X3 — protein MGDKGTRVFKKASPNGKLTVYLGKRDFVDHIDVVDPVDGVVLVDPEYLKERKVFVTLTCAFRYGREDLDVLGLTFRKDLFVANSQAFPPVPEDKKPLTRLQERLIKKLGEHAYPFTFEIPPNLPCSVTLQPGPEDTGKACGVDYEVKAFCAENLEEKIHKRNSVRLVIRKVQYAPERPGPQPMAETTRQFLMSDKPLHLEASLDKEIYYHGEPISVNVHVTNNTNKTVKKIKISVRQYADICLFNTAQYKCPVAVEDADDMVAPSSTFCKVYTLTPFLANNREKRGLALDGKLKHEDTNLASSTLLRDGANKEILGIIVSYKVKVKLVVSRGGLLGDLASSDVAVELPFTLMHPKPREEPVHRDIPENEAPIDTNLIELDTKRNCTMMTLCLKTSPASD, from the exons ATGGGAGACAAAGGCACCCG GGTGTTTAAGAAAGCCAGTCCTAACGGGAAG CTCACTGTCTATCTTGGGAAGAGGGATTTTGTGGACCACATCGACGTGGTGGACCCTGTGG ATGGAGTAGTGCTGGTGGATCCTGAATAtctgaaggagagaaaag TCTTTGTGACGTTGACCTGCGCCTTCCGCTATGGCCGTGAGGACCTGGATGTTCTGGGGCTCACCTTCCGCAAGGACCTGTTTGTGGCCAACTCCCAGGCCTTCCCCCCAGTCCCTGAGGACAAAAAGCCCCTGACACGGCTGCAGGAGCGGCTCATCAAGAAGTTGGGCGAGCATGCCTACCCTTTCACGTTCGAG aTTCCCCCCAACTTGCCTTGCTCCGTCACACTGCAGCCAGGCCCAGAGGACACGGGGAAG GCCTGTGGAGTGGACTACGAGGTTAAAGCTTTCTGTGCTGAGAACCTGGAGGAGAAGATCCACAAAAG GAACTCGGTGCGCCTGGTGATCCGTAAGGTCCAGTATGCACCAGAGAGACCCGGcccccagcccatggcagagacCACCCGGCAGTTCCTCATGTCTGACAAGCCGCTGCACCTTGAGGCATCCCTGGACAAGGAG ATATACTACCACGGGGAGCCCATCAGTGTCAATGTGCATGTCACCAACAACACCAACAAGACCGTGAAGAAAATCAAGATCTCAG TGCGCCAGTATGCTGACATCTGCCTCTTCAATACTGCCCAGTACAAGTGCCCAGTGGCTGTGGAGGATGCTGA TGATATGGTGGCCCCGAGTTCGACGTTCTGCAAAGTCTACACTCTGACCCCCTTCCTTGCCAACAACCGGGAGAAGCGGGGGCTGGCTCTGGATGGGAAGCTCAAGCATGAGGACACCAACCTGGCCTCCAGCACACT ATTAAGAGATGGAGCCAACAAGGAGATCCTGGGCATCATTGTCTCCTACAAGGTGAAGGTGAAGCTGGTGGTGTCACGAGGAGG CCTGCTGGGAGACCTCGCCTCCAG TGATGTTGCAGTGGAGCTACCCTTCACGCTGATGCATCCCAAACCCAGGGAGGAACCAGTACACCGGGATA TTCCAGAGAATGAAGCACCCATAGATACAAATCTGATAGAGCTTGATACAAA GAGAAACTGCA CGATGATGACATTGTGTTTGAAGACTTCGCCCGCCAGCGACTGA